TACCGCGGTGACGCAGTCGACGCATTTCCTAATTGCAAATATTTCGATACGCCGTTGACGCCGCCGACCCCGACTTGCCGTCGACGACATAGGCTTCATCCTCCTTCACGAGATAAAGAAACGGTCTCTCTCCGGTCTCGCCGCCTGATACGGTTCTTCCTTTCACACGCCCGCAAATCGTATCCACGGGGCGTCCAAGCGTGTTCTTTCGCATTGTCCGCTTCATATCGGTGAATTCGGCCGATCCTGGATCCTCGATCTTCGCCGCGATGGTGACCTTCGCCTTTTCCAGGACAGGGTCTGATACGTCCGCGGGCCGTTCGGATGCCGGGACGCTGATTTTCGTCCGCGGAGACGCCGCTTTGGCGAGGTCGGCCGAGCCGCGTTTCTCTGGAGATGATTTCTTGCCGGGCCTTGCCGGCGTTGCAGAATTCGATTTGACGACCGGAGGATCCGGCGCCAATGCCGTCGGCATTAGCTGCGCGGGTCGTGCGACCGCGACCCTGTCGAAACAGGGCGGCGACGCGCAGCCAAGGAAATACCCTCGGGAAGGCGCGAAAAAGCCAAAGCCGATCAGGACCCCTGCCAGCACGCCAACAAAAAGCAGTCCCATCCGATTCCCCTCCTCGGGAGCTCGGTTCGCACTTGCAACTAGGACATTCCGCGCTGGTGATCTATCTGTTGCGCAAAAGCGTTAAACCCTCATTAAGCGCACGCGGTTGCCCGGCCCGTGCCTGGAGGGGTGAATCAGATCGGGCCTGGACCCGCGCCGGCCAGCTTCGGAGCACTGCACCAGTTTCGCGCCAGAAACCGCACTAGCGAATCGGAACGAAGGCAATTGGACTCGAACCAAGGCGGAAAAGATCAGCGAAGCTGACCAATGCTCTGCCGCTCATAATCCAGTGCAAAAGGGCCGCTCGAAAATTTTCCCGAGCAAAGAATTGGCGGCGGGGGGCGCCTCGGTTCGGGGGGCTTCGACCATTTCACGGCTACGGCTCGCCGAAGACGCTCACGCGCATCCAGTCGCGACAGGCCGCGGCCGCAAGGACAGGATCAATCAGCGCGGCGATGTCCTGGAGTCGTGCAGGGACGAGTCTGCGGGCACCCTTCAACGCCCGCAGACTCAATGGCGCTCGATCTAGTCGTTTGCCTTGGCGCGGGCGTGCTGGATGATCCGATGCTCGTCGCTCGATACCTGCGTCGGTCCAAGCTTGAATGTCAGCTTGTCGATTTTGCCGGTGAACTGGAACGGCAGCTTGTAGCTGTCATCCACTCCGGTGCGTGTATCGACGCCAACGTCAAACGACTCGTCGATCGCCATGATAAACGAGATCGAGTGCGGGATCGACTGGCGGGAAACCTCCTTGCCATCGACTGACAGCACGCCGGTGCCGCCTTTGCCGTAGCCCGGTCCGTTATACTTGAAATCGAACACGATGGTGTGCTTGCCCGGCTTGAGCGCCGAGCCCAGCCAGTCCCGCGCGCCTACCCCCGATTCCCAACGGTATCGCTTCAAATCCAGCATGTTGTAGACAAAGACCGGCTTGCCTTTCAGCAGATAGAGGCCATAGCCGCTGAAGCGTCCGCCGAGCGTCACGATCATTCCCTCAGCCCCGCCCTGCGGGACGGTGATGTCGGCAGTGATCTTGTAGTCCTTGTTCATGATGCTGGGTGCGTTGCCGTCGGGAATTCCGGGATTGATGCCCTTGTATGTGAATTCAGTTCGTCCCGCAGTCGCACTCGGACGCGGCGTCGTCAGACGTGGCAGGACCGAATTGTCCAGCGGCAAGACCTGATATCTCTCCGCCTCACCCAGGAACAGCGCCTGAAGCTCCTTCAGCTTGTCGGGATTGTTGGCTGCGAGGTCGTTGGCTTGCGAGAAATCCTCGGTGATGTTGTAAAGCTCCCATTTGTAATTGGTGACATCAGGCAGCTTTGCCGTTCCCAATAGCCATGGCGGCGCGGGCGGCGTCGTGCATGCATACCAACCCTCGTGGTAGATGCCGCGGTTCGCGAACATCTCGAAATACTGCGTGGTGCGCTTTGACGGTGCGTTCGCGTTCGACTGGTCGAACGTATAGGCCATGCTCACGCCCTCGATGGGCTTTTGCGCGATTCCATTCACCGTCGCGGGCGCTGCGATGCCTGTGGCCTCAAGGATCGTCGGCACGATATCGACGATGTGATGGAACTGGGATCGAATGCCGCCGACGTCCTTGATGTGGCCGGGCCATGAGATCGCCATGCCTTGCCTTGTGCCACCGAAATGCGACGCCACCTGCTTGGTCCACTTGAACGGGGTATCGAAGGCCCATGACCACGCCACCGACATATGCGGGTAGGTCTTGTCGGAGCCCCAATTCTCGTAGTGCAGCATCAGCTCGGCTTCCGGCAGTTTCAGAACGCCGTTATAGGCTGTCATCTGGTTCGGAGTGCCCTCCAGCGTGCCTTCCGCGCTGGTGCCGTTGTCGCCGCTGATATAGATGATCAGCGTGTTGTCGAGCTTGCCCATATCCTCGACTGCCTGGATAACGCGGCCGATTTCATGGTCGGTATAGGCCGCATAGCCGGCAAACACCTCGGCTTCGCGCGCATACAGCTTCTTCTGGATGAGAGAGAGCGAGTCCCATTTCGGCAGGGTATCCGGCCAGGGGGTGAGCTGCGTGTTCGCGGGGACAACGCCGAGGCGCTTCTGGTTGGCGAAGA
This genomic stretch from Bradyrhizobium sp. CCGB12 harbors:
- a CDS encoding arylsulfatase gives rise to the protein MNDEQSRLRQKQKLLLASGLATLLVVLPGPLTALAVAQQITGTPGTPSATITLDGKQLPPEPPKFGGVIKEEAKDSSPYWPPSVAPPKGAPNVLLIMTDDQGYGVSGTFGGVVPTPAMDRVAKAGLRYTQFHSTALCSPTRAALITGRNHHSVGYGVIGEMSTGYPGYNSVIGQESATVGTILRDNGFATSWFGKNHNTPTYLYSAAGPFDQWPIGMGFEYFYGFMGGETDQWTPYLYRNTTQIYPWIGKTGYNLTTDMADEAINYMNGLNAAAPDKPFFVYYVPGGTHSPHQPKKEWIEKFKGKFDMGWEKLREQIFANQKRLGVVPANTQLTPWPDTLPKWDSLSLIQKKLYAREAEVFAGYAAYTDHEIGRVIQAVEDMGKLDNTLIIYISGDNGTSAEGTLEGTPNQMTAYNGVLKLPEAELMLHYENWGSDKTYPHMSVAWSWAFDTPFKWTKQVASHFGGTRQGMAISWPGHIKDVGGIRSQFHHIVDIVPTILEATGIAAPATVNGIAQKPIEGVSMAYTFDQSNANAPSKRTTQYFEMFANRGIYHEGWYACTTPPAPPWLLGTAKLPDVTNYKWELYNITEDFSQANDLAANNPDKLKELQALFLGEAERYQVLPLDNSVLPRLTTPRPSATAGRTEFTYKGINPGIPDGNAPSIMNKDYKITADITVPQGGAEGMIVTLGGRFSGYGLYLLKGKPVFVYNMLDLKRYRWESGVGARDWLGSALKPGKHTIVFDFKYNGPGYGKGGTGVLSVDGKEVSRQSIPHSISFIMAIDESFDVGVDTRTGVDDSYKLPFQFTGKIDKLTFKLGPTQVSSDEHRIIQHARAKAND